In Burkholderiales bacterium, the following proteins share a genomic window:
- a CDS encoding acetyl-CoA C-acyltransferase: MDKSIVIASAARTPMGGFQGALKSLAAPELGAAAIRAAIERAGIAPADVDEVIMGNVLPAGLGQAPARQASLGAGLPESTGCTTINKVCGSGMKAAMLAHDLIALGTNRIMVTGGMESMTNAPYLLPKARGGLRLGHAEVKDHMFLDGLEDAYDPGRLMGTYAEETAAKYGYTREAQDRYAIESLTRAQDAIRSGRFKREIVPVAAGKATVEDDEQPLKANLERIPQLKPAFKKDGTVTAANSSSIADGGAAMVIMTLEEAERRGLTPLARIVGHATHSQAPAWFTTAPVGAIRKLFERTGWDAKSTDLFEINEAFACVAMAAIDDLGLTHDRVNVHGGACALGHPLGASGARIMVTLLGALHEHGLQRGVAALCIGGGEATAIAVERL, from the coding sequence ATGGATAAGTCAATCGTCATCGCTTCCGCCGCACGCACCCCGATGGGCGGCTTCCAGGGTGCGCTGAAATCGCTCGCCGCACCCGAGCTCGGCGCGGCGGCGATCCGCGCGGCGATCGAGCGCGCCGGCATCGCACCGGCCGACGTCGACGAAGTGATCATGGGCAACGTGCTGCCCGCGGGGCTCGGGCAAGCGCCGGCGCGGCAGGCGTCGCTCGGCGCGGGCCTGCCCGAATCGACCGGCTGCACGACGATCAACAAGGTCTGCGGCTCGGGCATGAAAGCGGCGATGCTCGCGCACGACCTGATCGCGCTCGGCACCAACCGCATCATGGTGACCGGCGGCATGGAGAGCATGACCAACGCGCCCTATCTGCTGCCGAAAGCGCGCGGAGGCCTTCGCCTCGGCCACGCCGAAGTGAAAGACCACATGTTCCTCGACGGTCTCGAGGACGCGTACGATCCGGGGCGCCTCATGGGCACGTACGCCGAGGAGACCGCGGCGAAATACGGCTACACGCGCGAAGCGCAGGACCGCTACGCGATCGAGTCGCTGACGCGCGCGCAGGACGCGATCAGGTCGGGCCGCTTCAAGCGCGAGATCGTTCCCGTGGCCGCGGGCAAAGCCACGGTCGAAGACGACGAGCAGCCGCTGAAGGCGAACCTCGAGCGCATCCCGCAGCTGAAACCCGCCTTCAAAAAAGACGGCACCGTCACCGCGGCCAACTCGAGCTCGATCGCCGACGGCGGCGCGGCGATGGTCATCATGACGCTCGAAGAAGCCGAGCGCCGCGGCCTCACGCCGCTCGCGCGCATCGTCGGCCACGCCACCCACTCGCAGGCGCCCGCGTGGTTCACCACTGCCCCGGTCGGCGCGATCCGCAAGCTCTTCGAGAGGACCGGCTGGGACGCGAAGAGCACCGACCTCTTCGAGATCAACGAAGCGTTCGCGTGCGTGGCGATGGCGGCGATCGACGATCTGGGTCTTACGCACGATCGCGTCAACGTGCACGGCGGCGCGTGCGCGCTCGGCCATCCGCTCGGCGCTTCGGGCGCGCGCATCATGGTGACGCTGCTCGGCGCGCTGCACGAGCACGGATTGCAGCGCGGCGTCGCCGCGCTGTGCATCGGCGGCGGTGAAGCGACCGCGATCGCAGTCGAACGGTTGTAG
- a CDS encoding isovaleryl-CoA dehydrogenase, with product MTDYASLDLDLGETADILRETVRSFADAEIAPRAADIDRDNEFPRDLWPQLGRLGLLGITVEEQWGGAGMGYAEHIVAMEEISRASAAVGLSYGAHSNLCVNQIRRNASDEQKKRYLPKLISGEHVGALAMSEAGSGSDVVSMRLRAEKRGERYVLNGTKMWITNGPDADVLVVYAKSDPNAGPKGITAFLIERGFRGFSTSQKLDKLGMRGSNTCELVFQDCEVPAENVLGREGGGVNVLMSGLDYERAVLAGGPLGIMQACMDAVLPYVHERKQFGEPIGSFQLMQGKLADMYTTLSAARAYVYAVARACDAGRITRKDAAGAILYSAERATWMALEAIQALGGMGYVNDSPTGRLLRDAKLYEIGAGTSEIRRWLIGRELFEETR from the coding sequence ATGACCGATTACGCCTCTCTGGACCTCGACCTGGGCGAAACCGCGGACATCCTGCGGGAAACCGTCCGCAGCTTCGCCGACGCGGAGATCGCCCCGCGCGCCGCCGACATCGATCGCGACAACGAATTCCCGCGGGACCTGTGGCCGCAGCTCGGGCGGCTCGGGCTGCTCGGCATCACGGTCGAAGAGCAATGGGGCGGCGCCGGCATGGGCTACGCCGAGCACATCGTCGCGATGGAGGAGATCTCGCGCGCGAGCGCCGCGGTCGGGCTCTCCTACGGCGCGCATTCCAACCTCTGCGTGAACCAGATCCGGCGCAACGCGAGCGACGAGCAGAAGAAGCGCTACCTGCCGAAGCTCATCTCCGGCGAGCACGTCGGCGCGCTCGCGATGAGCGAAGCGGGCTCGGGATCGGACGTGGTCAGCATGCGCTTGCGTGCGGAAAAGCGCGGCGAGCGCTACGTGCTGAACGGCACCAAGATGTGGATCACCAACGGCCCCGACGCCGACGTGCTCGTCGTCTACGCGAAGAGCGATCCGAATGCGGGGCCGAAAGGCATCACCGCGTTCCTGATCGAGCGAGGCTTCAGGGGGTTCTCGACCTCGCAAAAGCTCGACAAGCTCGGCATGCGCGGCTCGAACACCTGCGAGCTCGTGTTCCAGGATTGCGAAGTGCCCGCGGAGAACGTGCTCGGCCGGGAAGGCGGCGGCGTCAACGTGCTGATGAGCGGGCTCGATTACGAGCGCGCGGTGCTCGCGGGCGGGCCGCTGGGCATCATGCAGGCGTGCATGGACGCGGTGCTGCCGTACGTGCACGAGAGGAAACAGTTCGGCGAGCCGATCGGCTCTTTCCAGCTCATGCAGGGCAAGCTCGCCGACATGTACACCACGCTCTCGGCGGCGCGCGCCTACGTGTACGCGGTCGCGCGCGCGTGCGACGCGGGGCGCATCACGCGCAAGGACGCCGCGGGTGCCATACTCTATTCGGCCGAGCGCGCGACGTGGATGGCGCTCGAAGCGATACAGGCGCTCGGCGGCATGGGCTACGTCAACGACAGCCCGACCGGCCGGCTCCTGCGCGACGCCAAGCTCTACGAGATCGGGGCGGGCACGTCGGAGATCCGGCGATGGCTGATCGGCAGAGAGCTGTTCGAGGAGACCCGGTAG
- the phaC gene encoding class I poly(R)-hydroxyalkanoic acid synthase encodes MNQPRNATMGDQSQQVELKFDPAEVARLYADIAARSGELLGKFMERQAEGQVRPMGDELGISKAFFEAWARMLTDPLRLAETGMKIWQDYVTLWQGSFMRMLGQQPAPVAEPARGDRRFKDEAWQNNFLYDYIKQSYLIAAKHLHSTLAGVQGLDEQTAKKVDFYTRQYIDALSPTNFVGTNPEVMRETLASGGQNLVRGFANLLEDLSRGNGERLKLRMTDEEAFKVGGNIATTQGKVVFQNDLMQLIQYSPTTETVYKRPLLIVPPWINKYYILDLREKNSFVKWAVGEGHTVLIVSWVNPDARFAGKTFENYLNEGPLAALDAIGRATGEDEIDIVGFCLGGTLVATTLGYLAAQADKRVKSATFFATLIDFTRPGELEVFVDEEQVASLEKKMEERGYLEGSEMATTFNMLRANDLIWSFVVNNYLLGRDPFPFDLLYWNSDSTRMPAAMHSFYLRNMYLENKLARGGIVMNETPIDMKAVDVPTYFISTVEDHIAPWKSTYIGARLFRGSVRFVLGGSGHIAGIINPPAANKYGYWTNDGSLPEDPEAWLAGACQQPGSWWTDWSRWIASHAGPKVPARVPGDHELPVLEDAPGSYVTLRADAPGASCLPLAVAAEPGPVAAKPDGGEAPAPRQRRQRRPDAAEKPAAKAVKTALRAPRAKSKKA; translated from the coding sequence ATGAACCAACCACGGAACGCAACGATGGGCGACCAGAGCCAGCAGGTTGAATTGAAGTTCGACCCCGCGGAGGTGGCGCGGCTGTACGCCGACATCGCCGCCAGGAGCGGCGAGCTCCTCGGCAAGTTCATGGAACGCCAGGCCGAAGGCCAGGTGCGCCCGATGGGCGACGAGCTCGGCATCAGCAAGGCGTTCTTCGAAGCCTGGGCGCGCATGCTGACCGATCCGCTGCGCCTGGCCGAGACGGGCATGAAGATCTGGCAGGACTACGTCACGCTGTGGCAGGGCTCGTTCATGCGCATGCTCGGGCAGCAGCCCGCGCCCGTCGCCGAGCCCGCGCGGGGCGACCGGCGCTTCAAGGACGAAGCGTGGCAGAACAACTTCCTGTACGACTACATCAAGCAGTCGTACCTCATCGCCGCCAAGCACCTGCATTCGACGCTCGCGGGCGTTCAGGGCCTCGACGAGCAGACCGCGAAGAAGGTCGATTTCTATACGCGGCAGTACATCGACGCGCTCTCGCCGACCAACTTCGTCGGCACCAATCCCGAAGTGATGCGCGAGACCCTCGCCAGCGGCGGCCAGAACCTCGTGCGCGGCTTCGCCAACCTGCTCGAGGACCTCTCGCGCGGCAACGGCGAGCGGCTGAAGCTGCGCATGACCGACGAGGAAGCGTTCAAGGTCGGCGGCAACATCGCGACGACGCAGGGCAAGGTCGTGTTCCAGAACGACCTGATGCAGCTCATCCAGTACTCGCCGACGACCGAGACGGTGTACAAGCGGCCGCTGCTCATCGTGCCGCCGTGGATCAACAAGTACTACATCCTCGATCTGCGCGAGAAGAACTCGTTCGTCAAGTGGGCGGTCGGCGAAGGCCATACCGTCTTAATCGTCTCGTGGGTCAATCCCGATGCGCGCTTCGCCGGCAAGACGTTCGAGAACTATCTCAACGAGGGCCCGCTCGCCGCGCTCGACGCGATCGGGCGGGCGACCGGCGAGGACGAGATCGACATCGTCGGCTTCTGCCTCGGCGGCACGCTGGTCGCGACCACGCTCGGCTATCTGGCCGCGCAGGCGGACAAGCGCGTTAAGAGCGCGACTTTCTTCGCGACGCTGATCGACTTCACGCGTCCCGGCGAGCTCGAAGTGTTCGTCGACGAAGAGCAGGTCGCTTCGCTCGAGAAGAAGATGGAAGAGCGCGGCTATCTCGAAGGCTCCGAGATGGCGACGACCTTCAACATGCTGCGCGCCAACGACCTCATCTGGTCGTTCGTCGTGAACAACTATCTGCTCGGCCGCGATCCTTTCCCGTTCGACCTCCTGTACTGGAACTCGGACTCGACGCGCATGCCGGCGGCGATGCACAGCTTCTACCTGCGCAACATGTACCTCGAGAACAAGCTCGCGCGGGGCGGCATCGTGATGAACGAGACGCCGATCGACATGAAGGCGGTCGACGTGCCGACCTACTTCATCTCGACGGTCGAAGACCATATCGCGCCGTGGAAGTCGACCTACATCGGCGCGCGGCTCTTCAGGGGGTCGGTGCGCTTCGTGCTCGGCGGCTCGGGACACATCGCGGGCATCATCAACCCGCCCGCGGCGAACAAGTACGGATACTGGACCAACGACGGCTCGCTGCCCGAAGACCCGGAGGCGTGGCTCGCCGGCGCGTGCCAGCAGCCGGGCTCGTGGTGGACCGACTGGAGCCGGTGGATCGCCAGCCACGCCGGCCCGAAAGTGCCGGCGCGCGTCCCCGGCGATCACGAGCTGCCGGTGCTCGAAGACGCGCCGGGCTCGTATGTGACGCTGCGCGCCGACGCGCCCGGCGCCTCGTGTTTGCCCCTGGCGGTCGCGGCAGAGCCGGGGCCGGTCGCGGCCAAGCCTGACGGCGGGGAAGCGCCGGCGCCGCGCCAGCGCCGGCAGCGCCGCCCGGACGCTGCCGAAAAGCCCGCTGCCAAAGCGGTGAAGACGGCGCTGCGCGCGCCGCGCGCCAAATCGAAAAAAGCCTAA
- a CDS encoding SDR family NAD(P)-dependent oxidoreductase yields MELNGKVVLVTGGGSGLGAASARRFARAGARIVLADVNATGGEAVAKELGAAAVFVKTDVCDEAEARATVDTAKQRFGALHGAINCAGIAPAERVLGRTGPHGLAMFQRVINVNLIGTFNVIRLAAEAMAQNEPGADGERGVIVNTASVAAYEGQIGQAAYSASKAGVAGMTLPIARELARFGIRVLTIAPGIMETPMVAAMTAEVQASLGAQVPFPSRLGKPDEYAALAEHIFSNVMLNGEVIRLDGAIRMGPK; encoded by the coding sequence ATGGAGCTCAACGGCAAGGTCGTCCTGGTGACCGGCGGAGGCTCGGGTCTGGGCGCCGCCAGCGCGCGGCGTTTCGCCAGGGCCGGGGCGCGCATCGTGCTCGCGGACGTGAACGCCACGGGCGGCGAGGCGGTGGCGAAGGAGCTGGGCGCCGCGGCGGTCTTCGTGAAGACCGACGTCTGCGACGAGGCCGAGGCGCGCGCCACGGTCGACACCGCGAAGCAGCGCTTCGGCGCGCTGCACGGCGCGATCAACTGCGCCGGCATCGCGCCGGCCGAGCGCGTGCTCGGCAGGACCGGCCCGCACGGGCTCGCCATGTTCCAGCGCGTCATCAACGTCAACCTGATCGGCACGTTCAACGTCATCCGCCTCGCCGCCGAAGCGATGGCGCAGAACGAGCCCGGCGCCGACGGCGAGCGCGGCGTCATCGTGAACACCGCGTCGGTTGCGGCTTACGAGGGCCAGATCGGGCAGGCGGCGTACAGCGCGTCCAAGGCAGGGGTCGCCGGCATGACGCTGCCCATCGCGCGCGAGCTTGCGCGCTTCGGCATCCGCGTCCTGACCATCGCTCCCGGCATCATGGAGACGCCGATGGTCGCCGCGATGACCGCCGAAGTGCAGGCGTCGCTGGGGGCGCAGGTGCCTTTCCCGTCGCGTCTGGGCAAGCCCGACGAGTACGCCGCCCTCGCCGAGCACATTTTTTCGAACGTGATGCTGAACGGCGAGGTGATACGCCTTGACGGGGCCATCCGGATGGGTCCCAAATAG
- a CDS encoding enoyl-CoA hydratase-related protein — MSYSHVTLETPEQGIYLLTVSRPKFLNALNKATLTDIAAALEAVRSDASARALLITGAGEKAFVAGADIAEMQAYTVDEARAFSAQGTAVMQAIEALPVPVIALVNGYALGGGCELAMSCDWILAADNAVFGQPEVKLGIPPGFGGTQRLTRLVGRAMAIELLATARQVKADEARAIGLANHVYAAAELRTRGLEMARAIAANGPIAVRIAKQCAQRGADLDLANACVLETNSFALSFATEDQKEGMAAFLAKRAAQFAGR, encoded by the coding sequence ATGAGCTACAGCCACGTCACACTCGAAACTCCCGAACAAGGGATATACCTCCTCACTGTAAGCAGACCGAAATTTCTCAACGCTCTCAACAAGGCGACCCTGACCGACATCGCTGCGGCGCTCGAAGCGGTGAGGTCGGACGCGAGCGCGCGCGCGCTGCTGATCACCGGCGCAGGCGAGAAAGCATTCGTCGCCGGCGCGGACATCGCGGAGATGCAGGCGTATACCGTCGACGAGGCGCGCGCTTTTTCCGCGCAGGGAACCGCGGTCATGCAGGCGATCGAGGCGCTGCCGGTACCCGTGATCGCGCTGGTCAACGGCTATGCGCTCGGCGGCGGCTGCGAGCTCGCGATGAGCTGCGACTGGATCCTCGCGGCCGATAACGCGGTGTTCGGCCAGCCCGAGGTGAAGCTCGGCATCCCGCCGGGTTTCGGCGGCACTCAGCGCCTGACCCGGCTCGTCGGCCGGGCGATGGCGATCGAGCTCCTCGCCACCGCGCGTCAGGTAAAGGCTGACGAAGCCCGCGCCATCGGGCTCGCGAATCACGTCTATGCCGCTGCCGAGCTCCGGACGCGCGGGCTCGAGATGGCGCGGGCGATCGCGGCCAACGGCCCCATTGCGGTGCGTATCGCCAAGCAGTGCGCGCAGCGCGGCGCCGATCTCGATCTCGCCAACGCGTGCGTGCTCGAGACCAACTCGTTCGCATTGAGCTTTGCGACCGAAGATCAGAAGGAAGGCATGGCCGCATTCCTCGCGAAGCGCGCGGCGCAATTCGCCGGACGCTGA
- the aceE gene encoding pyruvate dehydrogenase (acetyl-transferring), homodimeric type yields MDMKDILPDVDPQETREWLEALESVLDREGPDRAHYLLERLVEKARRSGAYIPFNATTAYINTIPPSREERSPGDAELEHRIRSLVRWNAMAMVVRANKESSELGGHIASFASAATLYDVGFNHFFRAANENFGGDLVYFQGHSAPGIYSRAFLEGRITQDQLDHFRQEVGGKGLPSYPHPWLMPDFWQFPTVSMGLGPLMAIYQARFMRYLKDRSIVDTSGRKVWAFMGDGEMDEPESLGAISLAGREQLDNLVFVINCNLQRLDGPVRGNGKIIQELEAGFRGAGWNVIKVIWGSYWDPLLARDKDGLLLKRMEECVDGEYQAFKANDGAFVREHFFGKYPELRDMVANMSDDDIWRLNRGGHDPHKVYAAYAAATKHKGQPTLILAKTIKGYGMGESGEAQNITHQQKKMGTSSIRAFRDRFSLPIPDDKVDDVPFYKPPEDSPEMKYMRSRIEAMGGSLPSRRRKAAPLEVPALSAFEAQLKGTDKGREISTTMAFVRILNTIIRDKKIGKLVVPIVPDESRTFGMEGMFRQLGIYSHVGQLYRPQDAEQLMYYKEDKSGQVLEEGINEAGAMSSWIAAATSYSTNGQAMIPFYIYYSMFGFQRVGDLAWAAGDMRARGFLLGGTAGRTTLNGEGLQHEDGHSHILASTIPNCISYDPTFAYEVAVIVQDGLRRMYQEQEDVYYYITLMNENYEHPALPEGVEKGILKGMYLLSEGKAKKGQPKVQLLGSGTILREVLAGAKLLEEQGIAADIWSATSFNLLRRDGLEVERWNMLHPEAERRASYVEQCLKDRPGPVIAASDYMKVFVDQIRPFVPTKNFVALGTDGFGRSDTRKALRGFFEVDRHYVAVAAMKALADEEALPRKKVAEAIRKYGIDPEKPDPTTV; encoded by the coding sequence ATGGACATGAAGGACATCCTGCCCGACGTAGACCCGCAGGAAACCCGGGAATGGCTGGAGGCGCTCGAGTCGGTGCTCGATCGCGAAGGTCCCGACCGTGCGCACTATCTGCTGGAACGTCTCGTAGAAAAGGCGCGGCGCTCCGGCGCTTACATTCCTTTCAACGCGACCACCGCCTACATCAACACGATCCCGCCTTCGCGCGAAGAGCGCTCGCCCGGCGACGCCGAGCTCGAGCACAGGATCCGCTCGCTCGTGCGCTGGAACGCGATGGCGATGGTCGTGCGAGCGAACAAGGAATCGTCCGAACTCGGCGGACACATCGCGAGCTTCGCGTCGGCCGCGACGCTGTATGACGTCGGGTTCAACCATTTCTTCCGTGCCGCGAACGAGAACTTCGGCGGCGACCTCGTGTACTTCCAGGGTCATTCGGCGCCCGGCATCTACTCGCGCGCTTTCCTGGAAGGGCGTATCACGCAGGACCAGCTCGACCACTTCCGGCAGGAAGTCGGCGGGAAGGGGCTGCCTTCCTATCCGCATCCGTGGCTCATGCCCGACTTCTGGCAGTTCCCGACGGTGTCCATGGGACTCGGGCCGCTGATGGCGATCTACCAGGCGCGTTTCATGCGCTACCTCAAGGACCGCAGCATCGTCGATACCTCCGGCCGCAAGGTCTGGGCGTTCATGGGCGACGGCGAGATGGACGAGCCCGAGTCCCTGGGGGCGATCTCGCTCGCCGGCCGCGAGCAGCTCGACAACCTCGTCTTCGTCATCAACTGCAACCTCCAGCGCCTGGACGGTCCGGTGCGCGGCAACGGCAAGATCATCCAGGAGCTCGAGGCGGGCTTTCGCGGCGCGGGCTGGAACGTGATCAAGGTGATCTGGGGCTCGTACTGGGACCCGCTGCTCGCGCGCGACAAGGACGGTCTGCTCCTCAAGCGCATGGAAGAGTGCGTCGACGGCGAGTACCAGGCGTTCAAGGCGAACGACGGTGCGTTCGTGCGCGAGCATTTCTTCGGCAAGTATCCGGAGCTTCGCGACATGGTCGCGAATATGTCGGACGACGACATCTGGCGCCTGAATCGCGGCGGCCACGATCCTCACAAGGTGTACGCGGCGTATGCGGCGGCGACCAAGCACAAGGGCCAGCCCACGCTGATCCTCGCCAAGACGATCAAGGGCTACGGCATGGGTGAATCGGGCGAAGCCCAGAACATCACCCACCAGCAGAAGAAGATGGGCACGAGCTCGATCCGGGCTTTCCGCGACCGCTTCAGCCTGCCGATTCCCGACGACAAGGTGGACGACGTTCCGTTCTACAAGCCGCCGGAAGATTCGCCCGAGATGAAGTACATGAGGAGCCGCATCGAAGCGATGGGCGGCTCGCTGCCGTCGCGCCGGCGCAAGGCGGCGCCGCTCGAAGTGCCCGCGCTCTCGGCGTTCGAAGCGCAGTTGAAAGGCACCGACAAAGGCCGCGAGATCTCGACGACGATGGCGTTCGTGCGCATCCTCAACACGATCATCCGCGACAAGAAGATCGGCAAGCTCGTGGTGCCCATCGTGCCGGACGAGTCGCGCACCTTCGGCATGGAAGGCATGTTCCGCCAGCTCGGCATCTACTCGCACGTCGGCCAGCTCTATCGCCCCCAGGACGCCGAGCAGCTCATGTACTACAAGGAAGACAAGAGCGGCCAGGTCCTCGAGGAAGGCATCAACGAGGCCGGCGCGATGTCGTCCTGGATCGCCGCCGCGACGTCGTACAGCACGAACGGGCAGGCGATGATCCCGTTCTACATCTACTACTCGATGTTCGGCTTCCAGCGCGTCGGCGACCTCGCATGGGCGGCCGGGGACATGCGCGCGCGCGGCTTCCTGCTCGGCGGCACCGCGGGACGCACGACGCTCAACGGCGAAGGACTGCAGCACGAGGATGGCCACAGCCACATCCTCGCGTCCACCATCCCGAACTGCATCTCGTACGATCCGACGTTCGCGTACGAAGTGGCCGTCATCGTGCAGGACGGACTGCGGCGGATGTATCAGGAACAGGAGGATGTGTACTACTACATCACCCTGATGAACGAGAACTACGAGCATCCGGCGCTGCCCGAAGGCGTGGAGAAAGGCATCCTCAAGGGGATGTACCTGCTCTCCGAAGGCAAGGCGAAGAAAGGACAGCCCAAGGTTCAGCTCCTCGGCAGCGGCACGATCCTGCGCGAAGTGCTCGCGGGCGCGAAGCTGCTCGAAGAGCAAGGCATCGCCGCCGACATCTGGAGCGCGACGAGCTTCAACCTGCTGCGCCGCGACGGACTGGAAGTCGAGCGCTGGAACATGCTGCACCCGGAAGCCGAGCGCCGCGCTTCCTATGTCGAGCAGTGCCTCAAGGATCGGCCGGGACCGGTCATCGCGGCGAGCGACTACATGAAAGTCTTCGTCGATCAGATCAGGCCTTTCGTACCGACCAAGAACTTCGTCGCGCTCGGCACCGACGGCTTCGGCCGCTCGGATACGCGCAAGGCCCTGCGCGGCTTCTTCGAAGTCGATCGGCACTACGTCGCGGTCGCGGCGATGAAAGCGCTCGCCGACGAGGAAGCGCTGCCGCGCAAGAAGGTCGCGGAGGCGATCAGGAAGTACGGCATCGATCCGGAGAAACCGGATCCGACGACGGTCTAG
- the aceF gene encoding dihydrolipoyllysine-residue acetyltransferase, whose amino-acid sequence MSETIEVKVPDIGDYKDVPIIEVFVKPGDEVKAEESLITVESDKATMEVPSPSAGTVKELKVKVGDKVSQGSLVLLLESAGAAKAAPEQKAAEQKAAAQPAPAPKAEAPRQEAAPAPKEQPAAAPAPQRAPAAPAAAVDEAGFAKAHASPAIRRLAREFGVDLARVKGSGPKERITREDVQGYVKQQLAQPSGAPGAAGGIGINLIPLPQVDFSKFGEIKVEALSRIKKLSGANLHRNWVTIPHITQNDEADITELEAFRKAQADDAKKEGVRLTLLAFLIKASVAALRKFPEFNASLTPDGESLVLKQYYNIGVAVDTPNGLVVPVLRDADKKGLFQLARELGEVSERMRTGKIAPTDMQGGCFSISSLGGIGGGHFTPIINAPEVAILGVGRSAMKPHWTGKEFAPRLMLPLSLSYDHRVIDGALGARFITYLTSVLADIRRLVL is encoded by the coding sequence ATGAGCGAAACCATCGAAGTCAAAGTGCCCGATATCGGCGACTACAAGGACGTGCCGATCATCGAGGTTTTCGTCAAACCCGGGGACGAGGTGAAAGCCGAGGAGTCGCTGATCACCGTCGAGTCCGACAAGGCGACGATGGAAGTGCCCAGCCCGAGCGCGGGCACGGTGAAAGAGCTCAAGGTCAAGGTCGGCGACAAGGTGTCGCAAGGCTCGCTCGTGCTGTTGCTGGAGTCCGCCGGTGCGGCGAAGGCTGCGCCGGAGCAGAAAGCAGCGGAGCAGAAAGCAGCGGCCCAACCAGCGCCGGCGCCGAAAGCGGAAGCGCCCCGGCAGGAAGCCGCGCCTGCGCCGAAGGAGCAACCGGCCGCCGCGCCTGCGCCGCAGCGCGCACCTGCGGCGCCTGCCGCCGCGGTCGACGAAGCCGGCTTTGCGAAAGCGCACGCGAGCCCCGCGATCCGCCGGCTTGCGCGCGAGTTCGGCGTCGACCTCGCGCGCGTCAAGGGCAGCGGCCCGAAAGAGCGCATCACCCGGGAAGACGTGCAGGGGTACGTCAAGCAGCAGCTCGCGCAGCCGTCCGGCGCGCCGGGCGCCGCGGGCGGCATCGGCATCAACCTCATACCGCTGCCGCAGGTCGACTTCTCCAAGTTCGGCGAGATCAAAGTCGAGGCGCTGTCGCGCATCAAGAAGCTCTCGGGCGCGAACCTGCACCGCAACTGGGTCACGATCCCGCACATCACACAGAACGACGAAGCGGACATCACCGAGCTCGAGGCTTTCCGCAAAGCGCAGGCCGACGATGCGAAGAAGGAAGGCGTGCGGCTCACCCTGCTCGCGTTCCTCATCAAGGCTTCGGTTGCGGCGCTCAGGAAATTCCCCGAGTTCAACGCTTCGCTCACGCCCGACGGCGAGAGCCTCGTGCTGAAGCAGTACTACAACATCGGCGTCGCGGTCGACACGCCGAACGGGCTCGTCGTGCCGGTGCTGCGCGACGCGGACAAGAAAGGCCTGTTCCAGCTCGCGCGCGAGCTCGGCGAGGTGTCCGAGCGCATGCGCACGGGCAAGATCGCGCCCACCGACATGCAGGGCGGCTGTTTCTCGATCTCGAGCCTGGGCGGCATCGGCGGCGGGCACTTCACGCCGATCATCAACGCCCCCGAGGTCGCGATCCTCGGCGTCGGCAGGTCGGCGATGAAGCCGCACTGGACGGGCAAGGAGTTCGCGCCGCGTCTCATGCTGCCGTTGTCGCTGTCCTACGATCACCGCGTCATCGACGGCGCGCTGGGCGCCCGGTTCATCACGTACCTGACCAGCGTGCTCGCTGACATCCGGCGGCTCGTGCTGTAA
- the nadD gene encoding nicotinate-nucleotide adenylyltransferase, translating to MQSAGPIGVFGGTFDPIHYGHLRLAQEILETAKLGEVRFVPSGTPPHRTRPGADPADRVEMVKLAIAGNERFACDDRETRRAGKGYTVDTLSEIRHEIGKQRPLAMLVGADAFLDLATWHRWRELFALAHIIVAYRPGYPIDTWQARMPEPLAHEYAVRYMQQPLAVHLAAAGGIAAVSMTGLDISATFVRTAVQQGTSPRYLTPDAVLDYIRAHGLYR from the coding sequence ATGCAATCGGCGGGACCCATCGGGGTCTTCGGCGGCACCTTCGACCCGATCCATTACGGCCACCTGCGCCTCGCGCAGGAGATCCTCGAGACCGCGAAGCTCGGCGAAGTGCGCTTCGTCCCGAGCGGCACGCCGCCGCATCGCACGCGGCCCGGCGCCGACCCGGCGGACCGCGTGGAGATGGTGAAGCTCGCGATCGCCGGCAACGAACGCTTCGCCTGCGACGACCGGGAGACTCGCCGCGCCGGCAAGGGCTATACGGTCGACACCCTGTCGGAGATCCGGCACGAGATCGGCAAGCAGCGCCCGCTCGCGATGCTGGTCGGCGCGGACGCCTTTCTCGATCTCGCGACGTGGCATCGGTGGCGCGAGCTGTTCGCTCTCGCGCACATCATCGTCGCGTATCGGCCCGGGTATCCGATCGACACGTGGCAGGCGCGCATGCCCGAGCCGCTGGCGCACGAGTATGCGGTACGCTACATGCAACAACCGCTGGCCGTGCACCTGGCGGCAGCGGGCGGAATCGCCGCGGTGTCGATGACGGGCCTCGACATCTCCGCGACGTTCGTGCGCACCGCCGTGCAGCAGGGGACGAGCCCGCGTTACCTTACGCCCGACGCGGTTCTCGACTATATTCGAGCGCACGGCTTATACCGCTAA